A region from the Phycisphaerales bacterium genome encodes:
- a CDS encoding membrane dipeptidase, giving the protein MSLSPGPWFDGHLDLACMALDGRDLMQPLDAASGPPQPAAITLPSLAQGRVTHFLATLYTGLGTEGPCGYSDSSDLETPHRAAQAQLEVYQTLAAAGRLRLIRSAGDLDEPTGLPAAVLLMEGADPIRTPDEADWWFEQGVRAVGLTWARGTRYAGGNAAPGPLSPLGRTLVERLDRLGVIHDLSHLADDAARQLLDLATGPIVASHSNARAVCLGHSQRNLPDELIAAIAERGGVIGLNLFSLFLISDGDRRRATVDETVLHIEHIAQTAGRGDVVALGSDMDGGFGADRLPRGINSPADLHLLADALSSRGWNDEAIAGFRFDNWRQFLNRSLPQ; this is encoded by the coding sequence ATGAGCCTCAGCCCCGGTCCGTGGTTTGACGGACATCTCGATCTGGCCTGCATGGCCCTGGACGGCCGCGACCTCATGCAGCCGCTGGATGCCGCCTCCGGGCCGCCCCAGCCGGCGGCGATCACACTGCCGAGCCTTGCGCAGGGCCGCGTCACGCATTTCCTCGCGACGCTATACACCGGGCTGGGCACCGAAGGCCCCTGCGGCTACTCCGACAGCAGCGACCTGGAGACGCCGCATCGCGCCGCACAGGCCCAACTGGAGGTGTACCAGACTCTCGCAGCCGCGGGCCGGCTCCGGCTGATCCGATCCGCCGGCGACCTCGACGAGCCCACTGGCCTGCCCGCGGCGGTGCTGCTCATGGAGGGGGCCGATCCGATCCGCACACCTGACGAAGCCGACTGGTGGTTCGAGCAGGGCGTCCGCGCCGTCGGCCTCACTTGGGCTCGCGGCACCCGATACGCCGGGGGAAACGCTGCGCCCGGCCCGTTGAGCCCGCTCGGCCGGACGCTCGTCGAGCGACTGGACCGTCTCGGGGTGATCCACGACCTTTCGCATCTTGCCGATGATGCCGCCCGGCAACTGCTCGATCTCGCCACGGGGCCGATTGTTGCCAGCCACTCGAACGCTCGGGCTGTCTGTCTCGGTCACAGTCAGCGGAACCTGCCGGATGAGTTGATCGCGGCGATCGCCGAGCGCGGCGGCGTCATCGGTCTCAACCTCTTCAGCCTGTTTCTGATCAGCGACGGCGACCGGCGGCGGGCGACGGTGGACGAGACGGTGCTCCACATCGAACACATCGCGCAGACCGCAGGCCGCGGCGACGTCGTCGCCTTGGGAAGCGACATGGACGGCGGCTTTGGGGCGGATCGCCTGCCGCGCGGCATCAACTCCCCGGCCGATCTGCACTTGCTGGCTGACGCCCTGAGCAGCCGCGGCTGGAACGACGAGGCCATCGCGGGCTTTCGCTTCGACAACTGGCGGCAATTCCTGAATCGCAGCCTGCCGCAATAA
- a CDS encoding DinB family protein: MSQTAQSETRLELADPHAYIKRQVGLVGDRDPMAVLASTPGRIDELIARRSAAVLQRRPFEGKWTPTEIIGHLIDVEWTYGFRTRMIAAHDRPTLLGMDQDLWVAAQRYNKRSAHDLAADFRAMREINLRFWNGMTDAELDRCGVHSERGDESQRHIRLLLAGHDLWHLDQLKRYVEAAAATA; the protein is encoded by the coding sequence ATGTCGCAGACGGCACAATCGGAAACGCGCCTCGAACTCGCCGACCCCCATGCTTACATCAAGCGCCAGGTCGGGTTGGTCGGCGATCGCGATCCCATGGCGGTGCTGGCGAGCACGCCCGGCCGGATCGATGAACTCATCGCCCGCCGCAGCGCGGCTGTCCTGCAGCGCCGGCCGTTCGAAGGCAAGTGGACGCCGACCGAGATCATCGGCCATCTCATCGACGTCGAGTGGACCTACGGCTTTCGTACGCGGATGATCGCCGCCCACGACCGCCCCACCCTGCTGGGCATGGATCAGGATCTCTGGGTCGCGGCTCAGCGTTACAACAAGCGGAGCGCACACGATCTCGCCGCCGACTTTCGCGCGATGCGCGAGATCAACTTGCGGTTCTGGAACGGGATGACCGACGCCGAACTCGACCGCTGCGGCGTGCACAGCGAACGCGGCGACGAATCGCAGCGGCACATCCGCCTGCTCCTCGCCGGCCACGACCTCTGGCATCTCGACCAGTTGAAGCGCTACGTCGAGGCGGCCGCAGCGACGGCGTAA
- a CDS encoding mechanosensitive ion channel, which yields MLRWSDRHGVAMGGVKRAALLLLVVAAWLSLAAPLAGQDAQPPAAPPDIRTLVEEILPKLTEAERVPFGDALESLAGLEESRRADARERLSAISADLTSIQTSLNKIEDLNQRIANAPLLLEQIRGELALPPAAIEIPAGQSIQQLEQGVSQAEAELKAAREDVTNLEDEARKRTLLREEIPTSIARARQEIETVNDEIESGRALGAIDPLSRLELLQHIVHRRALEQRITELETEQQSIEARREALRARQDRAARRVSQAEKRLEAWRQTLNEAREVEARRVADEARRALQQAANEHPVIQDLLKERTELASRHEQLIGQHQQAQKKRQALEAEVRDVRAQFARSFEEIERAGLTNTVGMILGRRRGDLPNVRTLRQEMRQRQQRLSEALGEQFKFERELDEIRDIGAAVERRMESLDSAIPREEREAVSLRLTEELRAQSALLARVVETLRDLSEEFSEADTAERALLGVTEEYISFIDERILWIRSTSPLRWSDLRAAGEVLSRFADPTIWRSTYDAFRIGAQRDPVPYVVLIVPLAAWSLLLFSGRRIGRVREALAEELNRDRLRPSFRPTVKAIGLLLLGSLLWPLLMLLVAQILAVSPDAPPAIQSLVEALRATAVVWLALEVGRRACRSGGFAEVHLRWPRESVAAVRRQIFWLECLVVPLDVLFRVVSSDGHEWTSESLARLAFIAGIVVLALFIQRTLRPHGPILRPYFAPLRGSWLARLSGLWFLVLVCLPLFLAVLTGLGYFYSAQRLQQGLSATLLLGLLMIIVSALFYRWLWVTRRRVAIDQALKRRAAAQEQAESVEQTPAESAAITEEEIDLPAANAQTLQLFRSAAVLVMLVALWGIWNNVLPALGLLDQFELWPHFGPVERVSERPESLRTMEVEPASPAVQPAGNEGASQGNGASTGGGNLSLPLPGQASDRGAAGASEPAAAVQRVTIADLTMAIIIGITTLILTRNIPGLLEIALLQRLPLDAGSRYAVSTIVRYVIVIVGVMVTFGAVGIGWSQIQWLAAALTFGLAFGLQEIFANFISGLIILIERPMRVGDTVTIGDISGEVSRIRMRATTITQWNKKELIVPNREFITGQLVNWTLTDQMLRLEIAVGIAYGSDTRLARSLLLKVANKCETVLKDPPPRALFLAFGDSALNFELRVFISGLNNYLDTVTTLNFGIDDEFRKAGIEISFPQRDIHIRTINGVLPVQQIEKAADAGEQGRGSEE from the coding sequence ATGCTGCGGTGGAGCGATCGGCACGGCGTTGCGATGGGCGGAGTGAAGCGAGCGGCGCTGCTGCTTCTGGTCGTGGCGGCATGGTTGTCGCTTGCCGCTCCGCTGGCCGGGCAGGATGCGCAGCCGCCGGCCGCACCGCCCGACATTCGCACGCTGGTTGAGGAGATTCTTCCCAAACTCACGGAAGCTGAGCGGGTGCCGTTCGGCGATGCGCTCGAGTCGCTGGCCGGGCTCGAGGAGTCGCGCCGGGCCGACGCCCGCGAGCGGCTCAGCGCCATCTCCGCCGACCTCACGAGCATCCAGACCTCTTTGAACAAGATCGAGGACCTCAACCAGCGTATCGCCAATGCTCCGCTGCTACTCGAGCAGATCCGAGGTGAATTGGCGTTGCCGCCTGCCGCGATCGAGATCCCTGCAGGCCAGAGCATTCAGCAGCTCGAGCAGGGCGTGTCGCAGGCGGAGGCGGAACTCAAGGCCGCCCGCGAAGACGTGACCAACCTCGAAGATGAGGCCAGGAAGCGAACGCTGCTTCGGGAGGAGATCCCGACGTCCATTGCGCGAGCGAGGCAGGAAATCGAGACGGTCAACGACGAGATCGAGAGCGGCCGCGCGCTGGGCGCGATCGATCCACTCTCGCGCCTGGAACTGCTCCAGCACATCGTGCATCGCCGGGCGCTCGAGCAGCGGATCACTGAGCTGGAAACGGAGCAGCAGTCGATCGAGGCTCGCCGTGAGGCGCTTCGGGCCCGGCAGGACCGCGCCGCCCGGCGCGTCAGCCAGGCGGAGAAGCGTCTTGAGGCCTGGCGGCAGACTCTTAATGAAGCGCGCGAAGTGGAAGCGCGCCGGGTGGCCGACGAAGCGCGTCGCGCGCTGCAGCAGGCCGCCAACGAGCACCCGGTGATCCAGGACCTGCTCAAAGAGCGCACCGAACTCGCCAGCCGACACGAACAGCTCATCGGGCAGCATCAGCAGGCGCAGAAGAAGCGGCAGGCGCTCGAGGCGGAGGTGCGCGACGTGCGCGCTCAGTTCGCGCGCAGCTTTGAAGAGATCGAGCGAGCGGGCCTCACCAACACGGTGGGCATGATCCTCGGCCGGCGCCGCGGCGATCTGCCCAATGTTCGAACGTTGCGCCAGGAGATGCGGCAGCGGCAGCAGCGCCTTTCCGAAGCCCTGGGCGAGCAGTTCAAGTTCGAGCGCGAACTCGATGAAATCCGCGACATCGGCGCCGCCGTCGAGCGGCGCATGGAGTCGCTCGACAGCGCCATTCCGCGCGAGGAGCGCGAGGCCGTGAGCCTACGGCTGACCGAAGAACTCCGCGCCCAGAGCGCGCTGCTGGCGCGTGTGGTTGAAACCCTGCGCGACCTGAGTGAGGAGTTCTCCGAGGCGGACACGGCCGAGCGGGCGCTGCTGGGGGTGACGGAAGAGTACATCTCGTTCATTGACGAGCGCATCCTGTGGATCCGCAGCACGTCGCCGCTTCGCTGGTCGGACCTGCGGGCCGCCGGCGAAGTCCTGTCGCGCTTCGCGGATCCCACCATCTGGCGCAGCACCTACGACGCCTTTCGCATCGGAGCGCAGCGGGATCCGGTCCCGTATGTTGTCCTGATCGTCCCTCTGGCGGCGTGGTCTCTGCTGCTGTTCTCGGGTCGACGCATCGGGCGGGTGCGCGAAGCGCTGGCCGAAGAACTGAACCGCGACCGGTTGAGGCCGTCGTTCCGGCCAACGGTCAAGGCGATCGGGCTGCTGCTGCTCGGGTCGCTTCTGTGGCCGCTGCTCATGCTGCTCGTCGCGCAGATTCTGGCGGTCAGTCCCGATGCGCCGCCGGCCATCCAGTCGCTTGTGGAAGCGCTTCGCGCCACGGCCGTCGTGTGGCTGGCGCTCGAGGTCGGGCGGCGCGCCTGCCGCAGCGGCGGGTTTGCCGAAGTGCACCTCCGCTGGCCCCGCGAGTCGGTTGCAGCGGTGCGGCGGCAGATTTTCTGGCTGGAGTGCCTGGTCGTGCCGCTCGACGTGCTGTTCCGCGTCGTGAGCAGCGACGGCCACGAGTGGACCAGCGAGTCGCTGGCGCGGCTCGCGTTCATTGCAGGCATAGTCGTGCTGGCGCTGTTCATCCAGCGCACGCTTCGCCCGCACGGACCGATCCTGCGCCCGTATTTCGCGCCGCTGCGCGGCAGTTGGCTGGCGCGGCTGAGCGGGCTGTGGTTTCTTGTTCTGGTCTGCCTGCCGCTGTTCCTGGCGGTGCTGACGGGGCTGGGCTACTTCTATTCCGCCCAGCGCCTGCAGCAGGGGCTCAGCGCGACGCTGCTGCTGGGCCTGCTCATGATCATCGTCTCGGCGCTGTTCTACCGCTGGCTCTGGGTGACGCGCCGCCGCGTGGCCATTGACCAGGCGCTCAAGCGCCGTGCAGCCGCACAGGAGCAGGCGGAGAGCGTTGAGCAGACGCCCGCCGAATCGGCCGCGATCACCGAAGAGGAAATCGACCTGCCCGCGGCCAATGCGCAGACCCTGCAACTGTTCCGCAGCGCCGCGGTGCTCGTGATGCTCGTCGCGCTGTGGGGGATCTGGAACAACGTCCTGCCGGCGCTGGGGCTGCTCGACCAATTCGAACTCTGGCCGCATTTCGGGCCGGTCGAACGAGTCAGCGAGCGCCCCGAGAGCCTGCGGACGATGGAAGTTGAACCTGCCTCGCCCGCGGTGCAGCCGGCCGGCAATGAAGGCGCCAGCCAGGGCAACGGCGCTTCCACCGGCGGCGGCAATCTCTCGCTGCCGCTGCCCGGACAAGCCTCAGATCGCGGTGCGGCGGGCGCATCGGAGCCGGCGGCCGCCGTGCAGCGCGTGACGATCGCCGACCTCACCATGGCGATCATCATCGGCATCACAACTCTCATTCTCACGAGAAACATCCCCGGGCTGCTCGAGATCGCGCTGCTGCAGCGCCTGCCTCTTGATGCGGGCAGCCGGTACGCCGTCTCAACGATTGTGCGCTATGTCATCGTCATCGTCGGCGTGATGGTGACGTTTGGAGCGGTCGGCATCGGCTGGTCGCAGATCCAGTGGCTGGCGGCGGCGCTCACCTTCGGCCTCGCATTCGGTCTGCAGGAGATCTTCGCGAATTTCATCTCCGGACTGATCATTCTCATTGAGCGGCCCATGCGCGTCGGCGACACGGTGACCATCGGCGACATCTCCGGCGAGGTGTCGCGCATCCGCATGCGGGCCACAACGATCACGCAGTGGAACAAGAAGGAACTCATCGTTCCCAATCGCGAGTTCATCACCGGCCAACTGGTGAACTGGACGCTGACCGACCAGATGCTGCGCCTTGAGATCGCCGTCGGCATCGCATACGGCTCGGACACGCGGCTGGCGCGTTCGCTGCTGCTCAAGGTCGCCAACAAGTGTGAAACGGTGCTCAAGGATCCACCGCCGCGCGCTCTGTTCCTGGCGTTTGGCGACAGCGCGCTCAACTTCGAACTGCGCGTTTTCATCTCCGGACTGAACAACTACCTCGACACCGTCACGACACTCAACTTCGGCATCGACGATGAGTTTCGCAAGGCGGGAATCGAAATCTCGTTCCCGCAGCGCGACATCCACATCCGTACAATCAATGGAGTGCTTCCGGTTCAGCAGATCGAGAAAGCGGCGGACGCGGGAGAGCAGGGCCGCGGATCGGAGGAATGA
- a CDS encoding glycosyltransferase family 2 protein, translated as MTCKPLSCTDSQRTLLQRTLVAIPIYNEQRHVADVLGRVRQFAPNVLAIDDGSTDHTPTLLAMHPVEVIRHAENRGYGRSMLDAFRWAAVDRQEWVITMDCDEQHEPESIPDFLRAMEDGDADVISGSRYLAPSNGDSTPPSDRRAINSEITAELNERLGLQLTDGFCGFKAYRVSAVRRLNLDVDGYDFPMQFWVQAVAHGLRIRELPIRLIYNDPNRSFGGPLDDPAARLAQYRRTMHSELIRCRRMLRESAWRDLAAAEAACCTCGH; from the coding sequence ATGACGTGTAAACCGCTGTCCTGCACCGACTCGCAGCGCACGCTCCTGCAGCGCACCCTCGTCGCCATTCCCATCTACAACGAGCAGCGGCACGTCGCGGATGTGCTCGGCCGCGTGCGGCAGTTCGCCCCCAACGTGCTGGCCATCGACGACGGCTCCACCGACCACACCCCCACCCTGCTGGCCATGCATCCGGTTGAAGTCATCCGCCACGCCGAGAACCGAGGCTACGGGCGGTCGATGCTCGACGCCTTCCGCTGGGCGGCGGTCGATCGGCAGGAGTGGGTCATCACCATGGACTGCGATGAACAGCACGAGCCGGAATCGATCCCCGATTTCCTGCGCGCCATGGAAGACGGCGACGCCGACGTGATCTCCGGCAGCCGATACCTCGCGCCAAGCAACGGCGACTCGACTCCGCCTTCCGACCGCCGCGCCATCAACTCGGAAATCACCGCCGAACTCAACGAGCGGCTCGGGCTTCAACTGACCGATGGCTTCTGCGGCTTCAAGGCCTATCGCGTGTCGGCCGTGCGGCGGCTGAATCTCGACGTGGACGGCTACGACTTCCCCATGCAGTTCTGGGTGCAGGCGGTGGCGCACGGCCTGCGGATTCGAGAACTGCCCATCCGCCTCATCTACAACGATCCGAACCGCTCGTTCGGCGGTCCGCTCGATGACCCGGCAGCGCGCCTGGCCCAGTATCGCCGGACCATGCACAGCGAACTCATCCGTTGCCGGCGCATGCTGCGCGAATCGGCATGGCGCGATCTCGCGGCCGCCGAGGCGGCCTGCTGCACCTGCGGACACTAA
- a CDS encoding DUF1294 domain-containing protein yields MRIIDRHRKAMILAAVFTVAALIIATALHFLLFPERPMLVWFMTITGLTAAVFYWDKRVSRLNDPGRRIPELTLLWLCLIGGSVGGIIVMLGRRHKTIDPQFRFMLGIIVGIQIGIVLYAFWSWATAPSG; encoded by the coding sequence ATGCGAATCATTGATCGGCACCGCAAGGCGATGATCCTGGCCGCGGTCTTCACCGTCGCGGCTCTCATCATCGCCACCGCCCTGCACTTTCTGCTCTTTCCCGAACGGCCGATGCTCGTGTGGTTCATGACCATCACCGGGCTCACCGCCGCGGTCTTCTACTGGGACAAGCGCGTGAGCCGGCTCAACGACCCCGGTCGGCGCATACCCGAACTCACCTTGCTCTGGCTGTGCCTCATCGGCGGCAGCGTCGGCGGGATCATCGTGATGCTCGGGCGGCGGCACAAGACCATCGACCCCCAGTTCCGCTTCATGCTCGGCATCATCGTCGGCATCCAGATCGGCATCGTGCTGTACGCATTTTGGTCCTGGGCCACCGCGCCCAGCGGCTGA
- a CDS encoding transcriptional repressor, with amino-acid sequence MCAVSNATSAPRPSDQPLIVPLCAVFRRHLKQDGQKFTAERARVLDTVIRMERVFEPEELLDELRRRRMRVSKATIYRTLKLLQDAGIIEPVLYDQKQTHYQLAYGQGPKDQMICIETGRIVEISVPEIVELRRQVAERMGWAAVGHRLQIFAVSPEGAESAEAED; translated from the coding sequence ATGTGCGCCGTCTCCAACGCGACCTCGGCCCCCCGGCCCAGCGACCAGCCGCTGATTGTGCCGCTCTGCGCCGTGTTTCGCCGGCACCTCAAGCAGGACGGGCAGAAGTTCACCGCCGAGCGGGCCCGGGTGCTCGACACCGTGATCCGCATGGAGCGCGTTTTCGAGCCCGAGGAACTGCTCGACGAACTCCGCCGCCGCCGCATGCGCGTGTCGAAGGCCACCATCTACCGGACGCTTAAACTGCTGCAGGACGCCGGCATTATCGAGCCGGTGCTCTACGACCAGAAACAGACGCACTATCAGCTCGCCTACGGCCAAGGCCCCAAGGACCAGATGATCTGCATCGAGACGGGCCGCATTGTCGAGATCTCGGTTCCCGAGATCGTCGAGCTCCGCCGGCAGGTTGCCGAGCGGATGGGGTGGGCGGCGGTGGGGCATCGGCTGCAGATCTTCGCCGTGTCGCCCGAGGGCGCGGAGTCGGCGGAGGCGGAAGATTGA
- a CDS encoding 3D domain-containing protein produces MKTSTKPWLRRQSTHAAGVVLPAICALTAFVGVGLGLLVVQGAQRSPGTGLLQVTTTGAAAVVREVAPAAPALPVAADVEAPAPTITVIEERPVDATPSDIRYFDGRPIRPVKTISMIVTAYSPDARSCAPFADGITASGKSVVTNGGKLIAADKRFKFGSLLSVPGYNNNLPTPVLDRGGAIKGNRLDVLYPTHEIARKWGRQRLDVVVWEYVDG; encoded by the coding sequence GTGAAGACAAGCACGAAACCGTGGCTGCGCCGTCAGTCTACTCATGCCGCAGGAGTGGTCCTTCCCGCCATCTGCGCGTTGACCGCTTTTGTCGGCGTCGGACTTGGCCTGCTCGTCGTGCAGGGCGCGCAACGCTCGCCCGGCACGGGCTTGCTCCAAGTCACCACCACGGGCGCCGCAGCCGTCGTGCGCGAAGTAGCTCCAGCCGCGCCGGCGCTACCTGTCGCCGCTGATGTCGAAGCGCCGGCACCGACGATCACGGTGATCGAAGAGCGCCCGGTGGATGCGACGCCCAGCGACATCCGATACTTCGACGGCCGGCCGATCCGCCCGGTCAAGACCATCAGCATGATCGTGACCGCCTACAGCCCCGATGCGCGGAGCTGCGCGCCGTTTGCCGATGGCATCACGGCCAGCGGGAAGTCGGTCGTCACGAATGGCGGCAAGTTGATCGCCGCCGACAAGCGCTTCAAATTCGGCTCGCTCCTCAGCGTGCCCGGCTACAACAACAACCTGCCCACGCCGGTGCTCGATCGCGGCGGGGCGATCAAGGGCAACCGCCTCGATGTGCTCTACCCGACGCACGAGATCGCCCGCAAGTGGGGCCGCCAGCGCCTCGACGTGGTCGTCTGGGAATACGTGGACGGCTGA
- the rny gene encoding ribonuclease Y has product MTLAQITATTIVSAVVALIAGIAIGAVAVQILTRSTISAAREEARRIAESAQREAETAREKIILEAERKTIELRQQADAEANKAREELRDHERRLTKREDMLDRKLETLDVKERHLDDRAKAVARQEEAASQAVAEAQHTLEEQKNRLAQVSGLTRDQARDMLLQRVEDECQQEVNQIALKRYAEIEESARTRGQEILLQAVQRYAGEFTTETTVRSVAIPSDDMKGRIIGREGRNIRAIERATGVDVLVDDTPGVISVSCFDKVRQTIAVESLQKLLEDGRIHPTRIDEIVASVQKNVEERIIRHGRDAANEVKLGGLHPKIIEAMGKLHFRTSYGQNMLKHSIEVAFLSQIIADQLGLDGELARRCGFLHDIGKAMDHEQQGTHPKLGMDFCRKYGEREEILNAVGGHHGDIPATSPYTPIVMAADAVSGARPGARRDSMEQYIQRLEQLEGIAKENEGVAEAYAIQAGREVRVIVDAQRVSDADAFGIARNIAHRVSAEMTFPGEIKVTVLRETRAIEFAT; this is encoded by the coding sequence TTGACTCTGGCGCAAATCACGGCGACGACGATCGTCAGCGCGGTCGTGGCGCTGATCGCCGGCATCGCCATCGGCGCCGTGGCCGTCCAGATTCTCACGCGCAGCACCATCAGCGCCGCGCGCGAGGAGGCCCGGCGCATCGCCGAAAGCGCCCAGCGCGAGGCCGAGACCGCTCGCGAGAAAATCATTCTCGAAGCCGAGCGCAAGACCATCGAACTCCGCCAGCAGGCCGACGCCGAAGCCAACAAGGCCCGTGAGGAACTTCGCGACCACGAGCGCCGCCTCACCAAGCGCGAGGACATGCTCGACCGCAAGCTGGAGACGCTCGACGTCAAGGAGCGGCACCTCGACGATCGCGCCAAGGCCGTCGCCCGGCAGGAAGAAGCGGCCTCTCAGGCCGTCGCCGAGGCCCAGCACACTCTTGAAGAGCAGAAAAACCGGCTGGCGCAGGTGTCTGGCCTGACCCGCGACCAGGCCCGGGACATGCTCCTGCAACGCGTTGAAGATGAATGCCAGCAGGAAGTGAACCAGATCGCCCTGAAACGCTACGCGGAGATCGAGGAAAGCGCCCGCACGCGTGGCCAGGAGATCCTCCTCCAGGCCGTGCAGCGCTACGCCGGCGAATTCACCACCGAAACCACGGTGCGCAGCGTCGCCATCCCCAGCGACGACATGAAAGGCCGCATCATCGGTCGCGAAGGCCGAAATATCCGTGCCATCGAGCGGGCCACGGGCGTGGATGTGCTCGTCGATGACACCCCAGGGGTCATCAGCGTGTCCTGCTTCGACAAGGTGCGCCAGACCATCGCCGTCGAGTCACTGCAGAAGCTGCTCGAAGACGGACGCATTCACCCCACCCGCATCGATGAAATCGTCGCTTCGGTGCAGAAAAACGTCGAAGAGCGGATCATCCGCCACGGCCGGGACGCGGCCAACGAAGTGAAACTCGGCGGCCTGCATCCCAAGATCATCGAGGCTATGGGCAAACTGCACTTCCGCACGTCATACGGCCAGAACATGCTCAAGCACTCGATCGAAGTCGCCTTCCTGAGCCAGATCATCGCCGACCAGCTCGGGCTCGACGGCGAACTCGCCCGCAGGTGCGGGTTCCTGCACGACATCGGTAAGGCGATGGACCACGAGCAGCAGGGAACGCATCCCAAGCTGGGCATGGACTTCTGCCGCAAGTACGGCGAGCGCGAGGAGATCCTCAACGCCGTCGGCGGGCACCACGGCGACATCCCCGCAACCAGCCCCTATACGCCGATCGTCATGGCCGCCGACGCCGTCAGCGGCGCCCGCCCCGGCGCGCGGCGCGACTCGATGGAGCAGTACATCCAGCGCCTCGAACAGCTCGAAGGCATCGCCAAAGAAAACGAGGGCGTCGCCGAGGCATATGCCATTCAGGCGGGCCGGGAGGTGCGCGTCATCGTCGATGCCCAGCGAGTGAGCGACGCCGACGCGTTCGGCATCGCGCGTAACATCGCCCATCGCGTTTCGGCGGAGATGACCTTCCCCGGCGAGATCAAGGTCACCGTCCTGCGCGAGACGCGGGCGATCGAATTTGCCACCTGA
- a CDS encoding NAD-dependent succinate-semialdehyde dehydrogenase, whose protein sequence is MDVRELHIQTRNLIGGQWVSAADGGTFEVIDPATDRPIAEVADCGAAETGEAIGAAARAFPEWSSRTAEDRGTLLHRLADLMMRDQQRLAHLMTLEQGKPIAEARGEIAYAAAFMYWAAEEGKRLYGETIPASSPAKRILVLRQPIGVVAAITPWNFPSAMITRKLGPALACGNTCVIKPAEQTPLSALALGELAIEAGLPSGVVNIITGDAPTIAGALFADTRVRKVSFTGSTEVGKILMKHAADHVVRLSLELGGHAPFIVFEDADLEAAVAGAMASKLRNSGQTCVCANRFFVHEAVYDDFATRLAAAMQSLKVGCGFDEGVQVGPLIDDNAIAKVQSHVSDAVSRGARIRTGGNLADLGQGYSRRFYAPTVIDGFTPDMKVNCEETFGPVAPLRRFSSEDEAIAMANDSPYGLAAYFYTRDASRLMRVAEALEYGIVGANDGLPSTPQAPFGGVKQSGFGREGGRHVMHEYTNIKYVSWGLG, encoded by the coding sequence ATGGATGTCCGCGAGCTGCACATTCAGACGCGCAACCTCATCGGCGGACAGTGGGTGAGCGCGGCCGACGGCGGCACGTTCGAAGTGATTGACCCGGCGACGGACCGACCGATCGCAGAGGTGGCCGACTGCGGCGCCGCGGAGACGGGTGAGGCCATTGGCGCCGCTGCGCGGGCCTTTCCGGAATGGAGCAGCCGCACCGCCGAAGATCGCGGCACCCTCCTGCACCGCCTGGCGGATCTGATGATGCGCGACCAGCAGCGGCTGGCGCATCTCATGACGCTTGAGCAGGGCAAACCAATCGCCGAGGCGCGCGGCGAGATCGCCTACGCCGCGGCGTTCATGTACTGGGCCGCGGAAGAAGGCAAGCGGCTTTACGGCGAGACCATTCCGGCCTCAAGCCCCGCCAAGCGCATCCTGGTGTTGCGCCAGCCCATCGGCGTCGTCGCCGCCATCACGCCGTGGAACTTCCCCAGCGCGATGATCACGCGGAAACTCGGGCCCGCCCTGGCGTGCGGCAATACGTGCGTCATCAAGCCGGCCGAGCAGACGCCGCTCTCGGCTCTGGCCCTGGGTGAACTGGCGATCGAAGCCGGGCTGCCCTCGGGGGTGGTCAACATCATCACCGGCGATGCGCCGACGATCGCGGGCGCGCTCTTCGCCGACACGCGCGTGCGCAAGGTGTCATTCACGGGCTCGACGGAGGTCGGCAAGATCCTCATGAAGCACGCCGCGGACCACGTCGTGCGCCTCTCGCTCGAACTCGGCGGCCACGCGCCGTTCATCGTTTTTGAAGACGCCGATCTCGAAGCGGCCGTGGCGGGCGCGATGGCAAGCAAACTGCGCAATTCGGGCCAGACGTGCGTGTGCGCCAACCGTTTTTTCGTGCACGAGGCCGTGTATGACGATTTCGCGACGCGCCTGGCCGCGGCGATGCAGAGTCTCAAGGTCGGCTGCGGCTTTGACGAGGGCGTGCAGGTCGGCCCGCTCATCGACGACAACGCGATCGCCAAGGTGCAGAGCCACGTGAGCGACGCCGTCAGTCGCGGCGCCCGCATTCGCACCGGCGGCAATCTGGCCGATCTTGGCCAAGGCTACAGCCGGCGCTTTTACGCGCCGACGGTCATCGATGGTTTCACGCCGGACATGAAGGTCAATTGCGAAGAGACGTTCGGCCCGGTGGCGCCGCTGCGGCGGTTCAGTTCCGAAGATGAAGCCATCGCCATGGCCAACGACTCGCCCTACGGCCTGGCGGCGTACTTCTACACCCGCGATGCATCGCGTCTCATGCGCGTCGCCGAGGCGCTCGAATACGGCATCGTCGGCGCCAACGACGGCCTGCCGTCAACACCGCAGGCACCCTTCGGCGGCGTCAAGCAGTCCGGCTTCGGCCGCGAAGGCGGTCGCCACGTCATGCACGAGTACACGAACATCAAGTACGTGTCGTGGGGGCTGGGCTGA